A window of the Dunckerocampus dactyliophorus isolate RoL2022-P2 chromosome 19, RoL_Ddac_1.1, whole genome shotgun sequence genome harbors these coding sequences:
- the syt14b gene encoding synaptotagmin-14b isoform X5, whose amino-acid sequence MAVDGGGRNCGVHELICARRVSPELLGVLSSIAAFMALMALFFLYLSNKLSVESPDTLPHLSGYQNNHTEVDLTDSEEDQGPEAVVQSNVSSNNNMQATEQEGYSSEASSEHGTSIQRIKKTPSLTEGQPPPYQDRDRGSVARVCASRSRAAREVRRGSSPLRCSSEASVDQDTESYLNKGCEEDIPSDSTAVVGPEVSGRVLRCRLSEKDSSGPQLPTAYEPEPLAKYGTLDVAFEYDSTEQWLAVTVTAATDIPALKQTGNISWQVHLVLLPTKKQRAKTGVQKGPCPVFTETFKFSRVEQEALGDCAVRFRLYSIRRMKKEKVLGEKVFHLTKLNLQGKIALPVTLEPGSELTGCGSVVSVSRSAGALSYRSTEDSPLPELLLGLVYNSATGSLSAEVIQGSHFKTTSSDKPVNGLFCCVKHFVGGQLYIMRDTYVTLTMLDSKGKEMSKCKTAVCRGQPSPSYKETFVFQVALFQLSEVSLVLSVFCRRSSMRPRERVGWVSLGLNSTGEEQLAHWTEMKEAEGQQVCHWHTLTDT is encoded by the exons GGGGAGGGAGGAACTGTGGCGTTCACGAGCTCATCTGCGCACGACGAG TGTCTCCTGAGCTCCTGGGAGTCTTGTCCTCCATCGCTGCCTTCATGGCATTGATGGCCCTGTTTTTTCTTTACCTCAGCAACAAGCTGTCAGTGGAGAGTCCCGACACGCTGCCACATCTCAGTGGTTATCAGAACAACCACACAG AGGTCGATCTGACAGACAGCGAGGAGGACCAAGGCCCAGAAGCTGTGGTCCAGTCCAATgtgagcagcaacaacaacatgcaGGCCACAGAGCAGGAAGGCTACAGCAGCGAGGCCTCCAGCGAACACG GCACCAGCATCCAGAGGATAAAGAAAACCCCGTCCCTCACAGAGGGCCAACCTCCCCCGTACCAAGACCGGGACCGGGGATCGGTTGCCCGTGTGTGCGCCTCTCGCTCTCGTGCGGCACGGGAAGTCCGGAGGGGATCGTCCCCTCTGCGCTGCTCCAGTGAGGCCAGTGTGGACCAGGACACGGAGAGCTACCTCAACAAAGGCTGTGAGGAGGACATACCCAGTGACAGCACTGCTGTGGTGGGGCCAGAGGTGAGCGGGAGGGTCCTGCGATGCAGACTGTCAGAGAAG GACAGCTCTGGTCCGCAGCTCCCTACAGCCTACGAGCCAGAGCCCCTGGCAAAGTACGGCACGCTGGATGTCGCCTTCGAGTACGACTCCACCGAGCAGTGGTTGGCCGTCACGGTCACAGCGGCGACAGACATCCCCGCTCTCAAACAAACGGGCAACATCTCGTGGCAGGTCCACCTGGTCCTGCTGCCCACCAAAAAGCAGCGGGCCAAGACGGGCGTCCAGAAGGGCCCGTGTCCTGTCTTCACTGAGACCTTCAAGTTCTCCAGAGTGGAACAGGAGGCGCTGGGGGACTGCGCCGTACGCTTCCGCCTGTACAGCATCAGACGGATGAAAAAAGAGAAGGTCCTGGGCGAGAAGGTGTTCCACCTGACTAAGCTCAACCTGCAGGGGAAAATCGCTCTTCCGGTCACGCTGGAGCCTGGCTCTGAACTTACA GGGTGTGGCTCGGTGGTGAGCGTGTCCCGCAGTGCAGGAGCCCTGTCCTATCGGTCCACAGAGGACTCCCCCTTGCCGGAGCTCCTCCTGGGCCTCGTTTACAACTCTGCTACCGGAAGTTTATCTGCGGAGGTAATCCAGGGGAGCCACTTTAAAACCACGTCGTCCGATAAACCCGTCA ATGGTCTTTTTTGTTGTGTAAAACATTTCGTTGGGGGACAACTTTATATCATGAGAG ACACTTACGTCACGCTGACCATGCTGGACTCCAAGGGGAAGGAGATGTCCAAGTGCAAGACGGCGGTGTGCCGAGGCCAGCCCAGCCCCTCCTACAAGGAGACCTTCGTCTTCCAGGTGGCGCTCTTCCAGCTCTCCGAGGTGTCGCTGGTGCTGTCGGTGTTCTGCCGCCGCAGCAGCATGAGGCCCAGGGAGCGTGTGGGCTGGGTCTCCTTGGGACTCAACAGCACCGGCGAGGAGCAGCTGGCCCACTGGACGGAGATGAAGGAGGCCGAGGGGCAGCAGGTGTGTCACTGGCACACGCTTACTGACACATAG
- the syt14b gene encoding synaptotagmin-14b isoform X4, protein MAFFKSFQQNLPSVNISSILDSVSSRVDDLANAVSDVTYAVSDQLTEQVNTIINKVQEEEDGEQEVAQTCAAQEGKVGSKSVWPLSREPETSSSAKNNQSSDAAEVEYTPSQLEWEWRDGCWRVKKTEAELAEEEKKKKEEKELQEKREQRRRERRERRLQKAAVFQKNDSEDEEAAEGDGSERTNQESHGEETTQHRGSDDCDEPDNEPSRPENDGLSQQREEKDEQEEEGRCSLEGEGDDEGVPDTARAKVKKKKKDKKKEKGAKESSKKADKVAKKKEKGKKSKKKKKSKQEVDLTDSEEDQGPEAVVQSNVSSNNNMQATEQEGYSSEASSEHGTSIQRIKKTPSLTEGQPPPYQDRDRGSVARVCASRSRAAREVRRGSSPLRCSSEASVDQDTESYLNKGCEEDIPSDSTAVVGPEDSSGPQLPTAYEPEPLAKYGTLDVAFEYDSTEQWLAVTVTAATDIPALKQTGNISWQVHLVLLPTKKQRAKTGVQKGPCPVFTETFKFSRVEQEALGDCAVRFRLYSIRRMKKEKVLGEKVFHLTKLNLQGKIALPVTLEPGSELTGCGSVVSVSRSAGALSYRSTEDSPLPELLLGLVYNSATGSLSAEVIQGSHFKTTSSDKPVNTYVTLTMLDSKGKEMSKCKTAVCRGQPSPSYKETFVFQVALFQLSEVSLVLSVFCRRSSMRPRERVGWVSLGLNSTGEEQLAHWTEMKEAEGQQVCHWHTLTDT, encoded by the exons ATGGCCTTCTTCAAGAGCTTTCAGCAGAACCTCCCGTCTGTCAACATCTCCTCCATCTTGGACTCGGTCAGCAGCCGGGTGGACGACTTGGCCAACGCCGTCAGCGACGTCACGTACGCCGTCAGCGACCAGCTGACCGAGCAGGTCAACACCATCATCAACAAGgttcaggaggaggaggacggcgagCAGGAAGTGGCGCAGACTTGCGCTGCGCAGGAAGGGAAGGTCGGAAGTAAAAGCGTGTGGCCACTGAGCAGAGAGCCAGAAACAAGTTCAAGTGCTAAAAACAACCAAAGCAGCGACGCAGCAGAGGTGGAGTACACGCCCAGCCAGCTGGAGTGGGAGTGGAGGGACGGATGCTGGCGGGTGAAGAAGACAGAAGCCGAGTTagcagaggaggagaagaagaagaaggaggagaaggagctgCAAGAGAAGAGAGAgcagaggaggagagagaggagagagaggcGCTTACAGAAGGCGGCTGTGTTTCAGAAAAACGATTCCGAAGATGAAGAGGCCGCAGAGGGTGACGGATCAGAAAGAACAAACCAAGAGAGTCACGGCGAAGAAACAACTCAGCACAGAGGAAGTGACGACTGTGATGAACCTGACAATGAACCAAGCCGGCCTGAAAATGACGGGTTATCCCAACAGAGAGAGGAGAAGGACgaacaggaggaggaggggaggtgCAGCCTGGAGGGTGAAGGTGATGACGAGGGGGTGCCCGACACTGCTAGAGCGAAagtgaaaaagaagaagaaggataaAAAGAAGGAGAAAGGCGCTAAGGAGTCTTCCAAGAAGGCAGATAAGGTGGCCAAAAAGAAGGAGAAAGGCAAGAAGagcaagaagaaaaagaaaagcaaacaaG AGGTCGATCTGACAGACAGCGAGGAGGACCAAGGCCCAGAAGCTGTGGTCCAGTCCAATgtgagcagcaacaacaacatgcaGGCCACAGAGCAGGAAGGCTACAGCAGCGAGGCCTCCAGCGAACACG GCACCAGCATCCAGAGGATAAAGAAAACCCCGTCCCTCACAGAGGGCCAACCTCCCCCGTACCAAGACCGGGACCGGGGATCGGTTGCCCGTGTGTGCGCCTCTCGCTCTCGTGCGGCACGGGAAGTCCGGAGGGGATCGTCCCCTCTGCGCTGCTCCAGTGAGGCCAGTGTGGACCAGGACACGGAGAGCTACCTCAACAAAGGCTGTGAGGAGGACATACCCAGTGACAGCACTGCTGTGGTGGGGCCAGAG GACAGCTCTGGTCCGCAGCTCCCTACAGCCTACGAGCCAGAGCCCCTGGCAAAGTACGGCACGCTGGATGTCGCCTTCGAGTACGACTCCACCGAGCAGTGGTTGGCCGTCACGGTCACAGCGGCGACAGACATCCCCGCTCTCAAACAAACGGGCAACATCTCGTGGCAGGTCCACCTGGTCCTGCTGCCCACCAAAAAGCAGCGGGCCAAGACGGGCGTCCAGAAGGGCCCGTGTCCTGTCTTCACTGAGACCTTCAAGTTCTCCAGAGTGGAACAGGAGGCGCTGGGGGACTGCGCCGTACGCTTCCGCCTGTACAGCATCAGACGGATGAAAAAAGAGAAGGTCCTGGGCGAGAAGGTGTTCCACCTGACTAAGCTCAACCTGCAGGGGAAAATCGCTCTTCCGGTCACGCTGGAGCCTGGCTCTGAACTTACA GGGTGTGGCTCGGTGGTGAGCGTGTCCCGCAGTGCAGGAGCCCTGTCCTATCGGTCCACAGAGGACTCCCCCTTGCCGGAGCTCCTCCTGGGCCTCGTTTACAACTCTGCTACCGGAAGTTTATCTGCGGAGGTAATCCAGGGGAGCCACTTTAAAACCACGTCGTCCGATAAACCCGTCA ACACTTACGTCACGCTGACCATGCTGGACTCCAAGGGGAAGGAGATGTCCAAGTGCAAGACGGCGGTGTGCCGAGGCCAGCCCAGCCCCTCCTACAAGGAGACCTTCGTCTTCCAGGTGGCGCTCTTCCAGCTCTCCGAGGTGTCGCTGGTGCTGTCGGTGTTCTGCCGCCGCAGCAGCATGAGGCCCAGGGAGCGTGTGGGCTGGGTCTCCTTGGGACTCAACAGCACCGGCGAGGAGCAGCTGGCCCACTGGACGGAGATGAAGGAGGCCGAGGGGCAGCAGGTGTGTCACTGGCACACGCTTACTGACACATAG
- the syt14b gene encoding synaptotagmin-14b isoform X1 encodes MAFFKSFQQNLPSVNISSILDSVSSRVDDLANAVSDVTYAVSDQLTEQVNTIINKVQEEEDGEQEVAQTCAAQEGKVGSKSVWPLSREPETSSSAKNNQSSDAAEVEYTPSQLEWEWRDGCWRVKKTEAELAEEEKKKKEEKELQEKREQRRRERRERRLQKAAVFQKNDSEDEEAAEGDGSERTNQESHGEETTQHRGSDDCDEPDNEPSRPENDGLSQQREEKDEQEEEGRCSLEGEGDDEGVPDTARAKVKKKKKDKKKEKGAKESSKKADKVAKKKEKGKKSKKKKKSKQEVDLTDSEEDQGPEAVVQSNVSSNNNMQATEQEGYSSEASSEHGTSIQRIKKTPSLTEGQPPPYQDRDRGSVARVCASRSRAAREVRRGSSPLRCSSEASVDQDTESYLNKGCEEDIPSDSTAVVGPEVSGRVLRCRLSEKDSSGPQLPTAYEPEPLAKYGTLDVAFEYDSTEQWLAVTVTAATDIPALKQTGNISWQVHLVLLPTKKQRAKTGVQKGPCPVFTETFKFSRVEQEALGDCAVRFRLYSIRRMKKEKVLGEKVFHLTKLNLQGKIALPVTLEPGSELTGCGSVVSVSRSAGALSYRSTEDSPLPELLLGLVYNSATGSLSAEVIQGSHFKTTSSDKPVNGLFCCVKHFVGGQLYIMRDTYVTLTMLDSKGKEMSKCKTAVCRGQPSPSYKETFVFQVALFQLSEVSLVLSVFCRRSSMRPRERVGWVSLGLNSTGEEQLAHWTEMKEAEGQQVCHWHTLTDT; translated from the exons ATGGCCTTCTTCAAGAGCTTTCAGCAGAACCTCCCGTCTGTCAACATCTCCTCCATCTTGGACTCGGTCAGCAGCCGGGTGGACGACTTGGCCAACGCCGTCAGCGACGTCACGTACGCCGTCAGCGACCAGCTGACCGAGCAGGTCAACACCATCATCAACAAGgttcaggaggaggaggacggcgagCAGGAAGTGGCGCAGACTTGCGCTGCGCAGGAAGGGAAGGTCGGAAGTAAAAGCGTGTGGCCACTGAGCAGAGAGCCAGAAACAAGTTCAAGTGCTAAAAACAACCAAAGCAGCGACGCAGCAGAGGTGGAGTACACGCCCAGCCAGCTGGAGTGGGAGTGGAGGGACGGATGCTGGCGGGTGAAGAAGACAGAAGCCGAGTTagcagaggaggagaagaagaagaaggaggagaaggagctgCAAGAGAAGAGAGAgcagaggaggagagagaggagagagaggcGCTTACAGAAGGCGGCTGTGTTTCAGAAAAACGATTCCGAAGATGAAGAGGCCGCAGAGGGTGACGGATCAGAAAGAACAAACCAAGAGAGTCACGGCGAAGAAACAACTCAGCACAGAGGAAGTGACGACTGTGATGAACCTGACAATGAACCAAGCCGGCCTGAAAATGACGGGTTATCCCAACAGAGAGAGGAGAAGGACgaacaggaggaggaggggaggtgCAGCCTGGAGGGTGAAGGTGATGACGAGGGGGTGCCCGACACTGCTAGAGCGAAagtgaaaaagaagaagaaggataaAAAGAAGGAGAAAGGCGCTAAGGAGTCTTCCAAGAAGGCAGATAAGGTGGCCAAAAAGAAGGAGAAAGGCAAGAAGagcaagaagaaaaagaaaagcaaacaaG AGGTCGATCTGACAGACAGCGAGGAGGACCAAGGCCCAGAAGCTGTGGTCCAGTCCAATgtgagcagcaacaacaacatgcaGGCCACAGAGCAGGAAGGCTACAGCAGCGAGGCCTCCAGCGAACACG GCACCAGCATCCAGAGGATAAAGAAAACCCCGTCCCTCACAGAGGGCCAACCTCCCCCGTACCAAGACCGGGACCGGGGATCGGTTGCCCGTGTGTGCGCCTCTCGCTCTCGTGCGGCACGGGAAGTCCGGAGGGGATCGTCCCCTCTGCGCTGCTCCAGTGAGGCCAGTGTGGACCAGGACACGGAGAGCTACCTCAACAAAGGCTGTGAGGAGGACATACCCAGTGACAGCACTGCTGTGGTGGGGCCAGAGGTGAGCGGGAGGGTCCTGCGATGCAGACTGTCAGAGAAG GACAGCTCTGGTCCGCAGCTCCCTACAGCCTACGAGCCAGAGCCCCTGGCAAAGTACGGCACGCTGGATGTCGCCTTCGAGTACGACTCCACCGAGCAGTGGTTGGCCGTCACGGTCACAGCGGCGACAGACATCCCCGCTCTCAAACAAACGGGCAACATCTCGTGGCAGGTCCACCTGGTCCTGCTGCCCACCAAAAAGCAGCGGGCCAAGACGGGCGTCCAGAAGGGCCCGTGTCCTGTCTTCACTGAGACCTTCAAGTTCTCCAGAGTGGAACAGGAGGCGCTGGGGGACTGCGCCGTACGCTTCCGCCTGTACAGCATCAGACGGATGAAAAAAGAGAAGGTCCTGGGCGAGAAGGTGTTCCACCTGACTAAGCTCAACCTGCAGGGGAAAATCGCTCTTCCGGTCACGCTGGAGCCTGGCTCTGAACTTACA GGGTGTGGCTCGGTGGTGAGCGTGTCCCGCAGTGCAGGAGCCCTGTCCTATCGGTCCACAGAGGACTCCCCCTTGCCGGAGCTCCTCCTGGGCCTCGTTTACAACTCTGCTACCGGAAGTTTATCTGCGGAGGTAATCCAGGGGAGCCACTTTAAAACCACGTCGTCCGATAAACCCGTCA ATGGTCTTTTTTGTTGTGTAAAACATTTCGTTGGGGGACAACTTTATATCATGAGAG ACACTTACGTCACGCTGACCATGCTGGACTCCAAGGGGAAGGAGATGTCCAAGTGCAAGACGGCGGTGTGCCGAGGCCAGCCCAGCCCCTCCTACAAGGAGACCTTCGTCTTCCAGGTGGCGCTCTTCCAGCTCTCCGAGGTGTCGCTGGTGCTGTCGGTGTTCTGCCGCCGCAGCAGCATGAGGCCCAGGGAGCGTGTGGGCTGGGTCTCCTTGGGACTCAACAGCACCGGCGAGGAGCAGCTGGCCCACTGGACGGAGATGAAGGAGGCCGAGGGGCAGCAGGTGTGTCACTGGCACACGCTTACTGACACATAG
- the syt14b gene encoding synaptotagmin-14b isoform X3, translating to MAFFKSFQQNLPSVNISSILDSVSSRVDDLANAVSDVTYAVSDQLTEQVNTIINKVQEEEDGEQEVAQTCAAQEGKVGSKSVWPLSREPETSSSAKNNQSSDAAEVEYTPSQLEWEWRDGCWRVKKTEAELAEEEKKKKEEKELQEKREQRRRERRERRLQKAAVFQKNDSEDEEAAEGDGSERTNQESHGEETTQHRGSDDCDEPDNEPSRPENDGLSQQREEKDEQEEEGRCSLEGEGDDEGVPDTARAKVKKKKKDKKKEKGAKESSKKADKVAKKKEKGKKSKKKKKSKQEVDLTDSEEDQGPEAVVQSNVSSNNNMQATEQEGYSSEASSEHGTSIQRIKKTPSLTEGQPPPYQDRDRGSVARVCASRSRAAREVRRGSSPLRCSSEASVDQDTESYLNKGCEEDIPSDSTAVVGPEVSGRVLRCRLSEKDSSGPQLPTAYEPEPLAKYGTLDVAFEYDSTEQWLAVTVTAATDIPALKQTGNISWQVHLVLLPTKKQRAKTGVQKGPCPVFTETFKFSRVEQEALGDCAVRFRLYSIRRMKKEKVLGEKVFHLTKLNLQGKIALPVTLEPGSELTGCGSVVSVSRSAGALSYRSTEDSPLPELLLGLVYNSATGSLSAEVIQGSHFKTTSSDKPVNTYVTLTMLDSKGKEMSKCKTAVCRGQPSPSYKETFVFQVALFQLSEVSLVLSVFCRRSSMRPRERVGWVSLGLNSTGEEQLAHWTEMKEAEGQQVCHWHTLTDT from the exons ATGGCCTTCTTCAAGAGCTTTCAGCAGAACCTCCCGTCTGTCAACATCTCCTCCATCTTGGACTCGGTCAGCAGCCGGGTGGACGACTTGGCCAACGCCGTCAGCGACGTCACGTACGCCGTCAGCGACCAGCTGACCGAGCAGGTCAACACCATCATCAACAAGgttcaggaggaggaggacggcgagCAGGAAGTGGCGCAGACTTGCGCTGCGCAGGAAGGGAAGGTCGGAAGTAAAAGCGTGTGGCCACTGAGCAGAGAGCCAGAAACAAGTTCAAGTGCTAAAAACAACCAAAGCAGCGACGCAGCAGAGGTGGAGTACACGCCCAGCCAGCTGGAGTGGGAGTGGAGGGACGGATGCTGGCGGGTGAAGAAGACAGAAGCCGAGTTagcagaggaggagaagaagaagaaggaggagaaggagctgCAAGAGAAGAGAGAgcagaggaggagagagaggagagagaggcGCTTACAGAAGGCGGCTGTGTTTCAGAAAAACGATTCCGAAGATGAAGAGGCCGCAGAGGGTGACGGATCAGAAAGAACAAACCAAGAGAGTCACGGCGAAGAAACAACTCAGCACAGAGGAAGTGACGACTGTGATGAACCTGACAATGAACCAAGCCGGCCTGAAAATGACGGGTTATCCCAACAGAGAGAGGAGAAGGACgaacaggaggaggaggggaggtgCAGCCTGGAGGGTGAAGGTGATGACGAGGGGGTGCCCGACACTGCTAGAGCGAAagtgaaaaagaagaagaaggataaAAAGAAGGAGAAAGGCGCTAAGGAGTCTTCCAAGAAGGCAGATAAGGTGGCCAAAAAGAAGGAGAAAGGCAAGAAGagcaagaagaaaaagaaaagcaaacaaG AGGTCGATCTGACAGACAGCGAGGAGGACCAAGGCCCAGAAGCTGTGGTCCAGTCCAATgtgagcagcaacaacaacatgcaGGCCACAGAGCAGGAAGGCTACAGCAGCGAGGCCTCCAGCGAACACG GCACCAGCATCCAGAGGATAAAGAAAACCCCGTCCCTCACAGAGGGCCAACCTCCCCCGTACCAAGACCGGGACCGGGGATCGGTTGCCCGTGTGTGCGCCTCTCGCTCTCGTGCGGCACGGGAAGTCCGGAGGGGATCGTCCCCTCTGCGCTGCTCCAGTGAGGCCAGTGTGGACCAGGACACGGAGAGCTACCTCAACAAAGGCTGTGAGGAGGACATACCCAGTGACAGCACTGCTGTGGTGGGGCCAGAGGTGAGCGGGAGGGTCCTGCGATGCAGACTGTCAGAGAAG GACAGCTCTGGTCCGCAGCTCCCTACAGCCTACGAGCCAGAGCCCCTGGCAAAGTACGGCACGCTGGATGTCGCCTTCGAGTACGACTCCACCGAGCAGTGGTTGGCCGTCACGGTCACAGCGGCGACAGACATCCCCGCTCTCAAACAAACGGGCAACATCTCGTGGCAGGTCCACCTGGTCCTGCTGCCCACCAAAAAGCAGCGGGCCAAGACGGGCGTCCAGAAGGGCCCGTGTCCTGTCTTCACTGAGACCTTCAAGTTCTCCAGAGTGGAACAGGAGGCGCTGGGGGACTGCGCCGTACGCTTCCGCCTGTACAGCATCAGACGGATGAAAAAAGAGAAGGTCCTGGGCGAGAAGGTGTTCCACCTGACTAAGCTCAACCTGCAGGGGAAAATCGCTCTTCCGGTCACGCTGGAGCCTGGCTCTGAACTTACA GGGTGTGGCTCGGTGGTGAGCGTGTCCCGCAGTGCAGGAGCCCTGTCCTATCGGTCCACAGAGGACTCCCCCTTGCCGGAGCTCCTCCTGGGCCTCGTTTACAACTCTGCTACCGGAAGTTTATCTGCGGAGGTAATCCAGGGGAGCCACTTTAAAACCACGTCGTCCGATAAACCCGTCA ACACTTACGTCACGCTGACCATGCTGGACTCCAAGGGGAAGGAGATGTCCAAGTGCAAGACGGCGGTGTGCCGAGGCCAGCCCAGCCCCTCCTACAAGGAGACCTTCGTCTTCCAGGTGGCGCTCTTCCAGCTCTCCGAGGTGTCGCTGGTGCTGTCGGTGTTCTGCCGCCGCAGCAGCATGAGGCCCAGGGAGCGTGTGGGCTGGGTCTCCTTGGGACTCAACAGCACCGGCGAGGAGCAGCTGGCCCACTGGACGGAGATGAAGGAGGCCGAGGGGCAGCAGGTGTGTCACTGGCACACGCTTACTGACACATAG
- the syt14b gene encoding synaptotagmin-14b isoform X2, which produces MAFFKSFQQNLPSVNISSILDSVSSRVDDLANAVSDVTYAVSDQLTEQVNTIINKVQEEEDGEQEVAQTCAAQEGKVGSKSVWPLSREPETSSSAKNNQSSDAAEVEYTPSQLEWEWRDGCWRVKKTEAELAEEEKKKKEEKELQEKREQRRRERRERRLQKAAVFQKNDSEDEEAAEGDGSERTNQESHGEETTQHRGSDDCDEPDNEPSRPENDGLSQQREEKDEQEEEGRCSLEGEGDDEGVPDTARAKVKKKKKDKKKEKGAKESSKKADKVAKKKEKGKKSKKKKKSKQEVDLTDSEEDQGPEAVVQSNVSSNNNMQATEQEGYSSEASSEHGTSIQRIKKTPSLTEGQPPPYQDRDRGSVARVCASRSRAAREVRRGSSPLRCSSEASVDQDTESYLNKGCEEDIPSDSTAVVGPEDSSGPQLPTAYEPEPLAKYGTLDVAFEYDSTEQWLAVTVTAATDIPALKQTGNISWQVHLVLLPTKKQRAKTGVQKGPCPVFTETFKFSRVEQEALGDCAVRFRLYSIRRMKKEKVLGEKVFHLTKLNLQGKIALPVTLEPGSELTGCGSVVSVSRSAGALSYRSTEDSPLPELLLGLVYNSATGSLSAEVIQGSHFKTTSSDKPVNGLFCCVKHFVGGQLYIMRDTYVTLTMLDSKGKEMSKCKTAVCRGQPSPSYKETFVFQVALFQLSEVSLVLSVFCRRSSMRPRERVGWVSLGLNSTGEEQLAHWTEMKEAEGQQVCHWHTLTDT; this is translated from the exons ATGGCCTTCTTCAAGAGCTTTCAGCAGAACCTCCCGTCTGTCAACATCTCCTCCATCTTGGACTCGGTCAGCAGCCGGGTGGACGACTTGGCCAACGCCGTCAGCGACGTCACGTACGCCGTCAGCGACCAGCTGACCGAGCAGGTCAACACCATCATCAACAAGgttcaggaggaggaggacggcgagCAGGAAGTGGCGCAGACTTGCGCTGCGCAGGAAGGGAAGGTCGGAAGTAAAAGCGTGTGGCCACTGAGCAGAGAGCCAGAAACAAGTTCAAGTGCTAAAAACAACCAAAGCAGCGACGCAGCAGAGGTGGAGTACACGCCCAGCCAGCTGGAGTGGGAGTGGAGGGACGGATGCTGGCGGGTGAAGAAGACAGAAGCCGAGTTagcagaggaggagaagaagaagaaggaggagaaggagctgCAAGAGAAGAGAGAgcagaggaggagagagaggagagagaggcGCTTACAGAAGGCGGCTGTGTTTCAGAAAAACGATTCCGAAGATGAAGAGGCCGCAGAGGGTGACGGATCAGAAAGAACAAACCAAGAGAGTCACGGCGAAGAAACAACTCAGCACAGAGGAAGTGACGACTGTGATGAACCTGACAATGAACCAAGCCGGCCTGAAAATGACGGGTTATCCCAACAGAGAGAGGAGAAGGACgaacaggaggaggaggggaggtgCAGCCTGGAGGGTGAAGGTGATGACGAGGGGGTGCCCGACACTGCTAGAGCGAAagtgaaaaagaagaagaaggataaAAAGAAGGAGAAAGGCGCTAAGGAGTCTTCCAAGAAGGCAGATAAGGTGGCCAAAAAGAAGGAGAAAGGCAAGAAGagcaagaagaaaaagaaaagcaaacaaG AGGTCGATCTGACAGACAGCGAGGAGGACCAAGGCCCAGAAGCTGTGGTCCAGTCCAATgtgagcagcaacaacaacatgcaGGCCACAGAGCAGGAAGGCTACAGCAGCGAGGCCTCCAGCGAACACG GCACCAGCATCCAGAGGATAAAGAAAACCCCGTCCCTCACAGAGGGCCAACCTCCCCCGTACCAAGACCGGGACCGGGGATCGGTTGCCCGTGTGTGCGCCTCTCGCTCTCGTGCGGCACGGGAAGTCCGGAGGGGATCGTCCCCTCTGCGCTGCTCCAGTGAGGCCAGTGTGGACCAGGACACGGAGAGCTACCTCAACAAAGGCTGTGAGGAGGACATACCCAGTGACAGCACTGCTGTGGTGGGGCCAGAG GACAGCTCTGGTCCGCAGCTCCCTACAGCCTACGAGCCAGAGCCCCTGGCAAAGTACGGCACGCTGGATGTCGCCTTCGAGTACGACTCCACCGAGCAGTGGTTGGCCGTCACGGTCACAGCGGCGACAGACATCCCCGCTCTCAAACAAACGGGCAACATCTCGTGGCAGGTCCACCTGGTCCTGCTGCCCACCAAAAAGCAGCGGGCCAAGACGGGCGTCCAGAAGGGCCCGTGTCCTGTCTTCACTGAGACCTTCAAGTTCTCCAGAGTGGAACAGGAGGCGCTGGGGGACTGCGCCGTACGCTTCCGCCTGTACAGCATCAGACGGATGAAAAAAGAGAAGGTCCTGGGCGAGAAGGTGTTCCACCTGACTAAGCTCAACCTGCAGGGGAAAATCGCTCTTCCGGTCACGCTGGAGCCTGGCTCTGAACTTACA GGGTGTGGCTCGGTGGTGAGCGTGTCCCGCAGTGCAGGAGCCCTGTCCTATCGGTCCACAGAGGACTCCCCCTTGCCGGAGCTCCTCCTGGGCCTCGTTTACAACTCTGCTACCGGAAGTTTATCTGCGGAGGTAATCCAGGGGAGCCACTTTAAAACCACGTCGTCCGATAAACCCGTCA ATGGTCTTTTTTGTTGTGTAAAACATTTCGTTGGGGGACAACTTTATATCATGAGAG ACACTTACGTCACGCTGACCATGCTGGACTCCAAGGGGAAGGAGATGTCCAAGTGCAAGACGGCGGTGTGCCGAGGCCAGCCCAGCCCCTCCTACAAGGAGACCTTCGTCTTCCAGGTGGCGCTCTTCCAGCTCTCCGAGGTGTCGCTGGTGCTGTCGGTGTTCTGCCGCCGCAGCAGCATGAGGCCCAGGGAGCGTGTGGGCTGGGTCTCCTTGGGACTCAACAGCACCGGCGAGGAGCAGCTGGCCCACTGGACGGAGATGAAGGAGGCCGAGGGGCAGCAGGTGTGTCACTGGCACACGCTTACTGACACATAG